The nucleotide sequence GCATGAAACAATTTATTTATGAATTGTAATTGATAGAATgcatatggtttttatattttgtagatGTGTCTCAAATACGTATGATCAAGAAATTACAGGCAAAAGGaaacagtggtaaagaagaaaTTTTTCAAAGAGTAGTGTTTGGAAGAGCTGAAAGCCATGAAATTGAAGATTTTTTCCTCAGAAAGAGACAGGAAAATATGTATGATTTTGAGTGTCTGTGGATAGATGATGAAAGAAATGACAGAGGAACGTCTATATCCcataaaaaaaatctcactgaTAGAAGAGATCATGGTAGTAGAAGTGATGCAGGAAATAAGCCTGTTGAAAGGCATGGATCAAGCTTTCAGGATCAGTTGCAGATACTTGAATCTGAAGGGACAGTTTCTGAATGTAGTCAGGTTGTGGCGAATATCAACAGTAGGGCCTCAGGTTTACCACCTCAGAGAACTCGTAGTGTCCATAAAGGCAATTCTCATAAACAAGAGAGTGCTGTTATACATCCCTCAGAACTGGTACCAGACCAGGAAGCACACAAGAAAAACACTTACAGTTGTAATGAGTGtaacataacttttcttcaggACTCAGAACTCTCTAGACATCAAAGAATCCATACAGGAAGAAAAGCATATAAATGTAACATATGTTGTAAGGCTTTTAATGATAAATCGACCCTTATAGTTCATCAGAGAAATCATACTGGAgaaaaaccatataaatgtgatgtatgtggccaTTGCTTTAAACAGCATACACACCTTCAACATCATCGgcgagttcatactggagagaaaccatataaatgtgatgtgtgtggaaAGGCCTTTAGTCGAAAAGCAAGGCGTACAGTTCATCAGAcccttcatactggagagaaaccgtATACATGTGAAGTATGTGGCCGTGGCTATACTCGAAAGTCACACCTTGGAATTCATTggagagttcatactggagagaaaccatataaatgtgatgtatgtggcaaggcctttagtGTAAATGAAAGGCTTGTAGTTCATCggagagttcatactggagagaaaccatataaatgtgatgtgtgtggcaaggcctttagtGTAAATGTAAGGCTTGTAGTTCATCGGAGAgtacatactggagagaaaccatataaatgtgatgtgtgtggcaaggcctttagtGTAAATGTAAGGCTTGTAGTTCATCggagagttcatactggagagaaaccgtATACATGTGAAGTATGTGGTTGTGGCTATACTCaaaagtcaatatttttaattcatcagagaattcatactgaagagaaaccatataaatgtgatgtatgtggcaaggcctttagtGTAAATTCAAGGCTTGTAGTTCATCAGAGAgtacatactggagagaaaccatataaatgtaatGTGTGTGGAAAGGCCTTTAGTCGAAAAGCAAGGTGTACAGTTCATCAGACCCTTCATACTGGAGCAAAACCATATACATGTGAAGTATGCGGCCGTGGCTATACTCGAAAGTCAATACTTGTAATTCATTGGAGAATGCATAccggagagaaaccatataaatgtgatgtatgtggcaaggcctttagtcTAAATTCAAGGCTTGTAGTTCATCGGAGAgtacatactggagagaaaccatataaatgtgatctatgtggcaaggcctttagtcTAAATGCAAGACTTGTAGTTCATCggagagttcatactggagagaaaccatataaatgtgatctatgtggcaaggcctttagtcTAAATTCAAGGCTTGTAGTTCATCGGAGAgtacatactggagagaaaccatataaatgtgatgtatgtggcaaggcctttagtcTAAATTCAAGGCTTGTAGTTCATCAGAGAgtacatactggagagaaaccatataaatgtgatgtgtgtggaaAGGCCTTTAGTCAAAAAGCAAGGTGTACAGTTCATCAGAcccttcatactggagagaaaccgtATACATGTGAAGTATGTGGCCGTGGCTATACTCAAAAGTCAAAACTTGTAGTTCATGGGAGAATTCATACCGGAGAGAAGCCAtttaaatgtgatgtatgtggcaaggcctttagtGTAAATGCAAGGCTTGTAATTCATCAGAgacttcatactggagagaaaccatataaatgtgatgtgtgtggcaaggcctttagtGTAAATGCAAGGCTTGTAGTTCATCGGAGAgttcatactggggagaaaccatataaatgtgatatgtGTGGAAAGGCCTTCAGTCGAAATTCAGGCCTTGTAGTTCATcagagagttcatactggagagaaaccatgtaaatgtgatgtatgtggacAGGCCTTTGGTCAAAATTCAATCCTTTCAATTCAtaagagaattcatactggagagaaaccttacaaatgtaacAATTAGGACAAACATTTTAGTGCACAGTCACCCTTAAATTGCCATCAGACAGTTTATATGGGAGGAAAAGTGTAGAAAGGTAGTTTATGTGGTGAAGTCTTCAGTTGCAGGTCTTTGCAGTTCATTGGAAACattggagagaaaccatataaataatGATGTATGTGGCAAGACCTTTAGTCAAACAGCAAACCTTGCatttcatcagagaattcatactggagagaagccgtGTAAATGTGTTGTGTGTGGCTGATGCTTTACTGGAAACGCACAGCTTGgaattcatcagagaattcatactggagagaaaccatatgaaTGTGATCTCAGTGGCAAGGCCTTTAAATGCAAACCTTGCAATTCAttggagaattcatactggagagaaaccttacaaatgtagcCATTCTGACAAACATTTTACTGCACAGCTAGCCTCACCATCATGCAGTTCATTCAGGAGAGACAGCATagaaatgtgatgtatgtgggcAGTGCTTGAAATGACCATCTAAGAAATCAGATAATTCATAGTGGAGAAAAATGTTACAACAATTATGAGAAACATTTTAGTGCAGATGTAATGAGTGTAGCAAAGCCTTTAGTCAGAGCTCAGGCCTTATAATTAatcaaagaattaatattgtatAAAAAGcatacaaatgaaagaaatatggTAAAGCTTTTAGTGCATATTCAGCCTCAGCTGACCATTGGGCAGTTCATACAGGAGGGAAACCACATAAATGGAATTTATATGACAAACCCTTCAGTCATAAGATATATCAACTTTCTGACCCTCAGAAAAGTCAAACGAGGAAACCTCACAAATGTGGTAGGTGGCACAAAGCTTTGGTTCTGTGTTCAGATGTAACTAACCATCACGTAATTAATTCTGAATGGAAATCTTACCCACATAGTGCATGTGGTGTCTTTTGGAAGGCATTCAGTTATTTACAACACATGAGAAAATTCATACTGGTGAGAATCCATACATTTAAAGCACAGTCCGTTCCTCCAATCTTAAGGAGGAAATCATGTAAATATAACGTGTGGCCAGGGCTTCAATAACAGGTTTCATCTTTCCCATCAGCAGAGAATTCATAACGCAGAGACACAAATGTAAGAGTGTGTGTGGCAAATCCTTCAGGTGGTATTCAGCCCTCAAAAGACATCAGGTGATGGACTAGAGAGACCATCCGAATGCAATCAGTGTGTCCAGGCTTTTGTCAGGTGTTTACACCTTAGGCTTCTTGAGAATATTCACACTGGATAGAAACTATATCAATGTAATGAGTGTGTCAAGGCTTTTAGACAACAGTCCTAAGTCAGGATTCAGTAAAGAAGTCATTCTGGAGAGAAAGCTTACAAGTGACATGAGTGTGTAAAACCTTTACTTGGGGCTCACACTGCACTAGCCATCAGATGATCCATACTAGAGAGAACCTTACCAGTGTACAGAATATGGCATGACCTTTAGGTACTACCTTAAACTTAGGATTCACCAAATACTTTACACTTTGGCAGTTTTATACTTTATGCTTTATGGAAGTTTTCACAGGTACTGCTCACTCTTTAGGTGTGTAAGAATATATATCCTGGAGTTAAACCACACAAATGTAATATTTATGGGAAGGATTTTACCAAACGTCCAAGTTCGGGAACATTCTGGAGCAATGCTCAAATGCAATGGGAGTGGGAAATTTTTCACCTTGAGTTGGAGTGGGAAATTTTTCACCTTGAGTTGAAATGTTAGACAAGACTCCACAGTGAAGAGGAGTCTTGGAAATGGACGGGCAAGGGCTTTCTGGAGGGTTCAGAGTACACTAGACTTCAGAATATATGTCTTTCCGAGAAACCACATAAAAGTAATGTGCACACTGAAGCTTTAACTCAAAGATCAAAACTGTGGAACGTGAGAGGATATGTATGGAGAGCAAACTTGGACAGGTAATGTATATTGTGTAGTCTGTCCCATGAACTATTCACACCATGGGCATAATGAAATGATTCATGTATGTCAGAAACTATGCTATACCGAATTTGGAAACATGtttaagaaaacaatatttcCTCAAGATTCCCCCCAAAAAATTCATATTGAAGAGAATCCTTAAAATTGTAATGAATTTGGTCATCTTTTGGGACAGTTCTCACAGCAGATCACAGAAGAGAGAATTCATTTGAGGAATAAATAAATCTTCAGTTCTCCAGCACTAACCTATGATGTTACTGCAGAATAATTAAGTATGTTGAAACTTAACCACTTTTGTGGAAATGGCCCGTTATCTTCAGTGTGTGTTTAATTACTTGAATTTTCTTGAGAACgtcacattatttttctttatttccttaaagttttaaattcttataGCTTTCTTAGAGACTTTCATGATGGTCTCTGCAAAGAAATGAGTAAGATGAAGGGACTGACTTCATTAGGTGTGGTTCATTTATATCTATCCTGGTAAAACAGGGACACTGAGATATCAAATTCAATGGTGTGTGAATTAGGATCAGCAAGGGACAGAGAACCATGTAAAACCATGAGATGACTCAGCATGCTCATTATGTTCAGGGTGCCCTTCTGTACACAGGTCACCGTGGTTAAAGAACTGAAGGCTCTATCATCTGACCATGCAAAGAGCAGGCTGGACATTGAGGGACTTGGGCTTTTCATGGGAGGGGAGTTGACAGGTTACTGGGGACTGATTGTGTGGGACAAATAGTACCAGGGAAATGGTGGTCCTTTTCTCCCTTAACTAACAATTGCTATTGTGTGTAAATGATTAATGGAAACTTATTCTTGGAAATTGAAGAGAGCAGTTTTCTTGAAAAATGTTAATCAAAAGAACCAGAAAGAGGATGGCCATATATCTGCTTCGTCATTACCTGCTGCCATTTACAATGTGCCTCTGTTTTATTCAGAATGTATCATAAGTCTTGTGCACTAAtaaaatttgtatcattttttccaTAACTCTGAATGGATCATGTTTCTTTCAATAACACAATTTTAATACACCTCAGTACTTCATAACAGAAACTAGCAATGCACCAAAGACTGTCAAGGTTGAAAGAATCTCTTAAGAGTTTCTTTGCATAGTGAAATCAAATAGACAATTTTGGGATTATATACTAACAATACACACTTGAGTTATTCTCTCCACACTTTGTCCTTAGCAGAGCAATTATAGATTCTGGCCCTGTAAAACCTACCCCCTGTTTATATGTGCACTACGTGATATTTCCCCATGTTATTTTTTGTGcccaaataaaactaaaaagtatGTGCCTGATTTACATGAAgtgaaaataggaataataagcatgcaaaaattaggaaataaaaaacCTTGGAAATAAGGGTAAAAGTGATATGTCTTTTGCAGCTTGGagcattctggaaaaaaaaatttttttgtttttttttgcttattgttGGCTGAATAATTGTGGCTCATGGGGTCAGGAGCTCTACAGCATatgggaattttccagaccagGAATTATCAGTCCCTTGtctattgcattggcaggcgaattccttACTTCtaagcgaccagggaagccctggaaataATTTAGAAAGCACACTATATGATGAGAACTTTTTTGTTTGCTAAACTAGAAATTTCATATATGCAGACCCCAACGTTTTCGTTCTTGTTACTTTGCAGTCACCCACTGGAACAGGATGGCGCCAAATAAAGTCTAAAGATGTCAGTAGTCAAACATCAAAAAAACATCGTGAGACTGTTTAACAAAACACTGAATGTTTACTCGTGCTTTGAGTTTATTACATTCCTTTTCCTGCTGTACACATATTTTCTATTGTTCTATATGATGTTGAAGATGGTATAAATTACTATTAGTCTATTTTACTAGGCAGATAAATTGCTATTTACTGTCCATTGCCTGTGACATGTTTACACTAGCCTAAGAACATTAGGAACATTAATGTTTGGAAATATTAGGTAAGAAATAGAAGTCCAGAGGATATTAAAGTCTTGATGTCACATTATAGAATTAAGTAATATACTCCATTGTTTATTCTTAGatgtatttaaaaacttttttttttttttttttacaatattgttacgGTTTTTGCTCTGCATCAACACGAATTGGCCATagacatacatatgtcccctcctttcctaacccacctccctccacatcctATCTGTCCAGGTCTTCACAAAGCACTGGCTCTGGGTGTCCTGCTTCATATATCAAACTGCCACTGGCTATCTGCTTTACATATAGCAACATATGTTTCAGTGGTATTGTTCAAATCACACCACACTATTTGTTTTTTCAATAGTTTTTCCTTAGCGTAATTTTTTCTGTCCACATGTTGTGACCAAGATTTAATGTTTAGTTAATCcacagaaatatttacaaatagtgTATAGTTGATAATTTTGCTGAAAATTCTAATGTCTTCTGAAAACGTTATATTTTATACTCGG is from Bos indicus isolate NIAB-ARS_2022 breed Sahiwal x Tharparkar chromosome 18, NIAB-ARS_B.indTharparkar_mat_pri_1.0, whole genome shotgun sequence and encodes:
- the LOC109571814 gene encoding zinc finger protein 665-like isoform X2, whose translation is MRVSYAPPFAVAFLSYQWLRSLASSLRRKGFYSQFRKLRLGRRGRPLETSDVSQIRMIKKLQAKGNSGKEEIFQRVVFGRAESHEIEDFFLRKRQENMYDFECLWIDDERNDRGTSISHKKNLTDRRDHGSRSDAGNKPVERHGSSFQDQLQILESEGTVSECSQVVANINSRASGLPPQRTRSVHKGNSHKQESAVIHPSELVPDQEAHKKNTYSCNECNITFLQDSELSRHQRIHTGRKAYKCNICCKAFNDKSTLIVHQRNHTGEKPYKCDVCGHCFKQHTHLQHHRRVHTGEKPYKCDVCGKAFSRKARRTVHQTLHTGEKPYTCEVCGRGYTRKSHLGIHWRVHTGEKPYKCDVCGKAFSVNERLVVHRRVHTGEKPYKCDVCGKAFSVNVRLVVHRRVHTGEKPYKCDVCGKAFSVNVRLVVHRRVHTGEKPYTCEVCGCGYTQKSIFLIHQRIHTEEKPYKCDVCGKAFSVNSRLVVHQRVHTGEKPYKCNVCGKAFSRKARCTVHQTLHTGAKPYTCEVCGRGYTRKSILVIHWRMHTGEKPYKCDVCGKAFSLNSRLVVHRRVHTGEKPYKCDLCGKAFSLNARLVVHRRVHTGEKPYKCDLCGKAFSLNSRLVVHRRVHTGEKPYKCDVCGKAFSLNSRLVVHQRVHTGEKPYKCDVCGKAFSQKARCTVHQTLHTGEKPYTCEVCGRGYTQKSKLVVHGRIHTGEKPFKCDVCGKAFSVNARLVIHQRLHTGEKPYKCDVCGKAFSVNARLVVHRRVHTGEKPYKCDMCGKAFSRNSGLVVHQRVHTGEKPCKCDVCGQAFGQNSILSIHKRIHTGEKPYKCNN
- the LOC109571814 gene encoding zinc finger protein 665-like isoform X1, with product MDEEAQKRKEQESGMALSPAQLTFKDVFIDFTPKEWDSLDPAQRTLYKDVMVETLRNLLSVDVSQIRMIKKLQAKGNSGKEEIFQRVVFGRAESHEIEDFFLRKRQENMYDFECLWIDDERNDRGTSISHKKNLTDRRDHGSRSDAGNKPVERHGSSFQDQLQILESEGTVSECSQVVANINSRASGLPPQRTRSVHKGNSHKQESAVIHPSELVPDQEAHKKNTYSCNECNITFLQDSELSRHQRIHTGRKAYKCNICCKAFNDKSTLIVHQRNHTGEKPYKCDVCGHCFKQHTHLQHHRRVHTGEKPYKCDVCGKAFSRKARRTVHQTLHTGEKPYTCEVCGRGYTRKSHLGIHWRVHTGEKPYKCDVCGKAFSVNERLVVHRRVHTGEKPYKCDVCGKAFSVNVRLVVHRRVHTGEKPYKCDVCGKAFSVNVRLVVHRRVHTGEKPYTCEVCGCGYTQKSIFLIHQRIHTEEKPYKCDVCGKAFSVNSRLVVHQRVHTGEKPYKCNVCGKAFSRKARCTVHQTLHTGAKPYTCEVCGRGYTRKSILVIHWRMHTGEKPYKCDVCGKAFSLNSRLVVHRRVHTGEKPYKCDLCGKAFSLNARLVVHRRVHTGEKPYKCDLCGKAFSLNSRLVVHRRVHTGEKPYKCDVCGKAFSLNSRLVVHQRVHTGEKPYKCDVCGKAFSQKARCTVHQTLHTGEKPYTCEVCGRGYTQKSKLVVHGRIHTGEKPFKCDVCGKAFSVNARLVIHQRLHTGEKPYKCDVCGKAFSVNARLVVHRRVHTGEKPYKCDMCGKAFSRNSGLVVHQRVHTGEKPCKCDVCGQAFGQNSILSIHKRIHTGEKPYKCNN
- the LOC109571814 gene encoding zinc finger protein 665-like isoform X3; amino-acid sequence: MVETLRNLLSVDVSQIRMIKKLQAKGNSGKEEIFQRVVFGRAESHEIEDFFLRKRQENMYDFECLWIDDERNDRGTSISHKKNLTDRRDHGSRSDAGNKPVERHGSSFQDQLQILESEGTVSECSQVVANINSRASGLPPQRTRSVHKGNSHKQESAVIHPSELVPDQEAHKKNTYSCNECNITFLQDSELSRHQRIHTGRKAYKCNICCKAFNDKSTLIVHQRNHTGEKPYKCDVCGHCFKQHTHLQHHRRVHTGEKPYKCDVCGKAFSRKARRTVHQTLHTGEKPYTCEVCGRGYTRKSHLGIHWRVHTGEKPYKCDVCGKAFSVNERLVVHRRVHTGEKPYKCDVCGKAFSVNVRLVVHRRVHTGEKPYKCDVCGKAFSVNVRLVVHRRVHTGEKPYTCEVCGCGYTQKSIFLIHQRIHTEEKPYKCDVCGKAFSVNSRLVVHQRVHTGEKPYKCNVCGKAFSRKARCTVHQTLHTGAKPYTCEVCGRGYTRKSILVIHWRMHTGEKPYKCDVCGKAFSLNSRLVVHRRVHTGEKPYKCDLCGKAFSLNARLVVHRRVHTGEKPYKCDLCGKAFSLNSRLVVHRRVHTGEKPYKCDVCGKAFSLNSRLVVHQRVHTGEKPYKCDVCGKAFSQKARCTVHQTLHTGEKPYTCEVCGRGYTQKSKLVVHGRIHTGEKPFKCDVCGKAFSVNARLVIHQRLHTGEKPYKCDVCGKAFSVNARLVVHRRVHTGEKPYKCDMCGKAFSRNSGLVVHQRVHTGEKPCKCDVCGQAFGQNSILSIHKRIHTGEKPYKCNN
- the LOC109571814 gene encoding zinc finger protein 665-like isoform X4 yields the protein MIKKLQAKGNSGKEEIFQRVVFGRAESHEIEDFFLRKRQENMYDFECLWIDDERNDRGTSISHKKNLTDRRDHGSRSDAGNKPVERHGSSFQDQLQILESEGTVSECSQVVANINSRASGLPPQRTRSVHKGNSHKQESAVIHPSELVPDQEAHKKNTYSCNECNITFLQDSELSRHQRIHTGRKAYKCNICCKAFNDKSTLIVHQRNHTGEKPYKCDVCGHCFKQHTHLQHHRRVHTGEKPYKCDVCGKAFSRKARRTVHQTLHTGEKPYTCEVCGRGYTRKSHLGIHWRVHTGEKPYKCDVCGKAFSVNERLVVHRRVHTGEKPYKCDVCGKAFSVNVRLVVHRRVHTGEKPYKCDVCGKAFSVNVRLVVHRRVHTGEKPYTCEVCGCGYTQKSIFLIHQRIHTEEKPYKCDVCGKAFSVNSRLVVHQRVHTGEKPYKCNVCGKAFSRKARCTVHQTLHTGAKPYTCEVCGRGYTRKSILVIHWRMHTGEKPYKCDVCGKAFSLNSRLVVHRRVHTGEKPYKCDLCGKAFSLNARLVVHRRVHTGEKPYKCDLCGKAFSLNSRLVVHRRVHTGEKPYKCDVCGKAFSLNSRLVVHQRVHTGEKPYKCDVCGKAFSQKARCTVHQTLHTGEKPYTCEVCGRGYTQKSKLVVHGRIHTGEKPFKCDVCGKAFSVNARLVIHQRLHTGEKPYKCDVCGKAFSVNARLVVHRRVHTGEKPYKCDMCGKAFSRNSGLVVHQRVHTGEKPCKCDVCGQAFGQNSILSIHKRIHTGEKPYKCNN